A window of the Pseudomonas sp. B21_DOA genome harbors these coding sequences:
- a CDS encoding DOPA 4,5-dioxygenase family protein: protein MQGIKGYHAHVYFDAQTIDQARALCEQAAQLFALKMGRVHERPVGPHPDWSCQLAFGPELIGEVLPWLALNRKGLVVFLHPDTGDDLLDHTEHAIWMGAVRPLDLSVF, encoded by the coding sequence ATGCAAGGGATCAAGGGTTATCACGCCCATGTCTATTTCGACGCGCAGACCATCGACCAGGCGCGGGCCTTGTGCGAACAGGCCGCGCAGTTGTTTGCGCTGAAAATGGGCCGCGTGCACGAACGCCCGGTAGGGCCGCACCCCGACTGGAGCTGCCAACTGGCCTTCGGTCCCGAGCTGATCGGCGAGGTGCTGCCATGGCTGGCGCTCAACCGCAAAGGCCTGGTGGTGTTCCTGCATCCGGACACGGGCGACGACTTGCTTGACCACACCGAACACGCGATCTGGATGGGCGCGGTGCGGCCGCTGGATCTGTCGGTGTTTTAA
- a CDS encoding NAD(P)H-binding protein, whose translation MKNAETPVVKVVLYGAMASLGGALMAELLRRQHEVIAILDDLTALAPRPGLRTKTGDLFDAERVNQSVAGSSAVICLLDAPGLPFSSDHVERSVTLGPVEQVLAVDALVEGLQLASVPRLFLVGSFAVLDEPDSDERLQRHAAEEILEAVQSSSLRWTLVNAPHGVAGLTIEHFSQVGGNLEPGLAEPLERLNRVAVGIADELRLNLHVGEHVNFVAASDS comes from the coding sequence ATGAAAAATGCCGAAACCCCAGTGGTGAAAGTGGTGCTCTATGGTGCCATGGCCAGCCTGGGCGGTGCGTTGATGGCTGAATTACTGCGCCGCCAACACGAAGTCATCGCCATTCTCGATGATCTCACTGCGCTGGCGCCGCGTCCGGGCTTGCGCACCAAGACCGGCGATCTGTTCGATGCCGAGCGAGTCAATCAGAGCGTTGCCGGCAGTTCGGCAGTGATCTGCCTGCTGGACGCGCCAGGGCTGCCGTTCAGCAGCGACCACGTCGAGCGCTCGGTGACTCTGGGGCCGGTTGAACAGGTGCTGGCAGTCGACGCGTTGGTCGAAGGTTTGCAACTGGCCAGCGTGCCGCGCCTGTTTCTGGTCGGCAGTTTTGCCGTGCTCGACGAACCTGACAGTGACGAACGTCTGCAACGTCACGCTGCCGAAGAAATCCTCGAGGCAGTACAAAGCAGCTCACTGCGCTGGACCCTGGTCAATGCGCCGCATGGCGTGGCCGGGTTGACCATCGAGCACTTCAGTCAGGTCGGCGGCAATCTCGAACCGGGACTGGCCGAACCGCTGGAGCGCCTGAACCGTGTCGCGGTGGGCATCGCCGATGAGCTGCGGTTGAATCTGCATGTCGGTGAGCATGTGAATTTTGTGGCGGCTTCTGATTCGTAA
- the aroE gene encoding shikimate dehydrogenase has protein sequence MDRYVVFGNPIGHSKSPMIHQLFAEQTGQSLDYSTLLAPLDDFAGCATAFFREGRGANVTVPFKEDAYRLANSLTARAQRAGAVNTLSKLDDGSLLGDNTDGAGLVRDLTVNAGFSLTGKRILLLGAGGAVRGALEPLLAEKPASVIIANRTVDKAELLAELFADLGPVSASGFDWLREPVDVIINATSASLTGDVPPIAPSLIEPGQTLCYDMMYGKEPTAFCRWATAHGAALAMDGLGMLAEQAAEAFLLWRGVRPDTAPVLAELRRQLAQ, from the coding sequence ATGGATCGTTACGTTGTTTTCGGTAACCCGATCGGCCACAGCAAGTCGCCGATGATTCACCAGCTGTTCGCCGAACAGACCGGCCAGAGCCTTGATTACAGCACGCTGCTCGCGCCGCTGGATGATTTTGCCGGCTGCGCCACGGCGTTTTTTCGCGAAGGGCGCGGCGCCAACGTGACAGTGCCGTTCAAGGAAGACGCTTACCGTCTGGCCAACAGCCTGACCGCCCGCGCGCAGCGCGCCGGTGCGGTGAACACCTTGAGCAAACTGGACGATGGATCACTGCTCGGCGACAACACCGATGGCGCAGGCCTGGTCCGCGATCTGACGGTCAATGCCGGGTTCAGCCTGACCGGCAAGCGCATCCTTTTGCTCGGCGCTGGGGGCGCGGTTCGCGGGGCACTAGAGCCATTGCTGGCGGAGAAACCGGCCTCGGTGATCATCGCCAATCGCACGGTGGACAAGGCTGAGTTGCTGGCGGAATTATTCGCCGATCTGGGGCCGGTGTCGGCCAGTGGTTTCGACTGGCTGCGCGAGCCGGTGGACGTGATCATCAACGCCACCTCCGCCAGCCTGACCGGTGACGTGCCGCCGATCGCGCCAAGTCTGATCGAGCCGGGCCAGACCCTGTGCTACGACATGATGTACGGCAAGGAACCGACCGCATTCTGCCGCTGGGCCACTGCGCACGGCGCGGCGCTGGCGATGGATGGTCTGGGCATGCTCGCCGAGCAGGCGGCCGAGGCGTTCCTGCTGTGGCGCGGCGTACGCCCGGATACCGCGCCGGTACTCGCCGAACTGCGCCGCCAGCTAGCGCAATAA
- a CDS encoding LysR family transcriptional regulator: MYEALGDLSLDLLRAFEAAARHRSFTAAAVELGTTQPAISQQIKRLEEQLGTRLFDRIYRGIELTEVGALLFEQVTLGLQNIDAGLSAISTQQQHEVLQVATDFAFAAYWLMPRLHRFHEANPHIDVSLVTSERNHNMLRTDIDVAILFGDGRFKQGESHWLFSEEVFPVCSPLLLKDRSLPLPAQALLEFPLLHLRGENSSNWFDWSGLFRQLGLTTPPAPGQLRFDNYTLLIQAAIGGQGVAIGWRHLVDNLLVQGLLCRPLAETTLSRLGYYVVLPQRKRRGALIREFVDWLMAEQASSAESLNGLALPSIAV, translated from the coding sequence ATGTATGAAGCCCTCGGTGACCTGTCCCTCGATCTGCTCCGCGCCTTTGAGGCGGCGGCACGCCATCGCAGCTTTACCGCTGCTGCGGTAGAGCTCGGCACTACGCAACCGGCGATCAGCCAGCAGATAAAACGTCTGGAAGAACAGCTCGGTACGCGTCTGTTCGATCGTATTTATCGGGGCATTGAACTGACCGAAGTGGGCGCCCTGCTGTTCGAGCAAGTTACCCTCGGGTTGCAGAATATCGACGCCGGATTGAGCGCAATCAGCACTCAGCAGCAACATGAAGTGCTGCAAGTAGCCACGGATTTTGCGTTCGCCGCTTATTGGTTGATGCCGCGCCTGCACCGCTTTCACGAAGCCAATCCGCACATCGATGTCAGCCTGGTCACCAGCGAGCGCAACCACAACATGCTGCGCACCGACATCGACGTGGCGATCCTGTTTGGCGACGGTCGCTTCAAGCAGGGTGAGAGCCACTGGCTGTTCAGCGAAGAAGTGTTTCCGGTGTGCAGTCCGCTGTTGCTCAAGGACCGCTCATTGCCGTTGCCCGCGCAGGCGCTGCTGGAGTTTCCGCTGCTGCATCTGCGTGGGGAAAACAGCAGTAATTGGTTCGACTGGAGTGGCTTGTTTCGTCAATTGGGCCTGACTACGCCACCGGCGCCGGGCCAGTTGCGCTTCGACAATTACACCTTGCTGATTCAGGCTGCGATTGGCGGGCAAGGTGTGGCCATTGGCTGGCGGCACCTTGTGGATAACTTGCTGGTGCAGGGGTTGCTGTGCCGGCCACTGGCGGAAACCACGCTGTCGCGGCTGGGGTATTACGTGGTGTTGCCGCAACGCAAGCGTCGGGGTGCGTTGATTCGGGAATTTGTTGATTGGTTAATGGCGGAACAGGCCAGCAGTGCGGAATCGCTGAACGGTCTGGCCCTGCCCTCGATTGCGGTGTGA
- a CDS encoding L-threonylcarbamoyladenylate synthase → MVNSWRVQQAAREVRAGAVIAYPTEAVWGLGCDPWNEDAVDRLLAIKNRSVSKGLILVADNIRQFDFLFEDFPQDWIDRMASTWPGPNTWLVPHQNLLPEWVTGVHDTVALRVSDHPQVRDLCSLVGPLISTSANPQGRPPARTRLRIEQYFRGQVDLVLGGSLGGRKNPSVIRDLATGNVVRPA, encoded by the coding sequence ATGGTCAACAGTTGGCGTGTGCAACAAGCCGCGCGTGAAGTTCGCGCCGGCGCGGTGATTGCCTATCCAACCGAAGCCGTCTGGGGGCTGGGTTGCGACCCGTGGAATGAAGACGCGGTGGACCGCTTGCTGGCGATCAAGAATCGCTCGGTAAGCAAAGGTCTGATCCTGGTCGCGGACAACATCCGTCAGTTCGATTTCCTGTTCGAGGACTTCCCGCAGGACTGGATCGACCGCATGGCCAGTACCTGGCCGGGGCCGAATACCTGGCTGGTGCCGCATCAGAACCTGTTGCCGGAATGGGTCACAGGCGTGCATGACACCGTGGCGCTGCGGGTCAGTGATCACCCGCAAGTGCGCGATTTGTGCTCGCTGGTCGGGCCTTTGATTTCGACTTCGGCCAACCCACAGGGGCGACCGCCAGCGCGCACGCGTTTGCGCATCGAGCAGTATTTCCGCGGGCAAGTCGATCTGGTGCTCGGCGGCAGCCTTGGCGGGCGCAAGAACCCCAGCGTGATCCGCGACCTCGCCACCGGTAACGTCGTTCGTCCTGCCTGA
- the choX gene encoding choline ABC transporter substrate-binding protein has protein sequence MRKLSTAVTVGLIALSSASAFAEQGCETVKMADPGWSDIAATNAITGFLLDGMGYKAKIDTLAVPITFGGLKDGQVDVFLGNWMPAQQGFYDKFVATGDVTQLAKNLEGTEFTLAVPDYVWEAGVHDFADLNTFADKFDKKIYGIGSGAPANISLQEIIKKNDFNMGQWKLIESSEQAMLAEVSRAVKKQKFVTFLGWTPHPMNVQLKMRYLKGGEKYFGDTGNVFTLTRKGYAEACPNVGKLLTNLAFTQDMENSIMADVVNKKVSNTEAAKAWIKANPAVLDKWLDGVKTLDGKEALAAVKAKL, from the coding sequence ATGCGCAAGTTATCCACAGCTGTGACCGTTGGCCTGATCGCATTGAGCAGCGCCTCGGCCTTCGCCGAGCAAGGCTGCGAAACCGTGAAGATGGCCGATCCAGGCTGGAGCGACATCGCCGCAACCAATGCCATCACCGGATTTCTGCTCGACGGCATGGGCTACAAGGCCAAGATCGACACCCTCGCGGTGCCGATCACCTTTGGCGGCTTGAAGGATGGCCAGGTTGACGTGTTCCTCGGCAACTGGATGCCGGCGCAGCAGGGCTTCTACGACAAATTCGTCGCCACCGGCGATGTGACGCAACTGGCGAAAAATCTCGAAGGCACGGAATTCACCCTCGCCGTCCCCGACTATGTCTGGGAGGCGGGCGTGCATGATTTTGCCGACCTGAACACATTCGCCGACAAGTTCGACAAGAAAATCTACGGCATCGGTTCGGGCGCGCCAGCGAACATTTCGTTGCAGGAAATCATCAAGAAGAACGACTTCAACATGGGTCAGTGGAAGCTGATCGAATCCAGCGAGCAGGCGATGCTCGCCGAAGTGTCGCGGGCGGTGAAGAAACAGAAATTCGTCACCTTCCTCGGCTGGACCCCGCACCCGATGAACGTGCAACTGAAAATGCGCTATCTGAAAGGCGGCGAAAAATACTTTGGTGACACCGGCAACGTGTTCACCCTGACCCGCAAGGGCTACGCCGAGGCCTGCCCGAATGTGGGCAAGTTGCTGACCAATCTGGCGTTCACCCAGGACATGGAGAACAGCATCATGGCCGACGTGGTGAACAAGAAGGTCAGCAATACCGAAGCGGCGAAGGCGTGGATCAAGGCCAATCCGGCGGTGCTGGACAAGTGGCTCGATGGCGTGAAAACGCTGGATGGCAAGGAGGCGTTGGCGGCGGTGAAAGCCAAACTGTAA
- the hemF gene encoding oxygen-dependent coproporphyrinogen oxidase, translating into MTTRTDAVKAYLLDLQDRICAALETEDGGKSFAEDAWTRPAGGGGRTRVLENGTLIEKGGVNFSHVFGSGLPPSASAHRPELAGRGFEALGVSLVIHPHNPHVPTSHANVRFFIAEKEGEEPVWWFGGGFDLTPYYGVEEDCIHWHRVAEQACAPFGADVYPRYKAWCDTYFHIKHRHEPRGIGGLFFDDLNEWDFDTSFAFMRAIGDAYIEAYLPIVQRRKNDAFTAQQREFQEFRRGRYVEFNLVYDRGTLFGLQSAGRTESILMSLPPQVRWGYDWKAEPGSEEARLTEYFLQDRDWLAEA; encoded by the coding sequence ATGACGACCCGCACCGACGCCGTAAAGGCCTATCTGCTCGATCTGCAAGACCGCATCTGCGCAGCACTGGAAACCGAAGACGGCGGCAAAAGCTTCGCCGAAGACGCCTGGACCCGACCGGCGGGCGGTGGCGGTCGCACCCGCGTGCTGGAAAACGGCACGCTGATCGAAAAGGGCGGCGTCAACTTTTCCCACGTATTCGGCAGCGGCCTGCCGCCCTCGGCCAGCGCCCATCGACCGGAGCTGGCCGGGCGCGGTTTTGAAGCACTCGGCGTGTCGCTGGTCATTCACCCGCACAACCCGCATGTGCCGACCTCCCACGCCAACGTGCGCTTTTTCATCGCTGAAAAAGAAGGTGAAGAACCGGTCTGGTGGTTCGGCGGCGGTTTCGACCTGACCCCGTATTACGGCGTCGAGGAAGATTGCATTCACTGGCACCGCGTCGCCGAGCAAGCCTGTGCGCCGTTTGGTGCCGACGTCTATCCGCGGTACAAGGCCTGGTGCGACACGTACTTCCACATCAAGCACCGTCACGAGCCACGCGGTATAGGCGGCTTGTTTTTCGATGATCTGAACGAGTGGGATTTCGACACCAGCTTCGCTTTCATGCGCGCCATCGGTGACGCCTACATCGAGGCCTACCTGCCGATCGTGCAGCGGCGCAAGAATGACGCCTTCACCGCTCAGCAGCGCGAATTCCAGGAATTCCGTCGTGGCCGCTACGTCGAATTCAACCTGGTTTACGACCGTGGCACGCTGTTCGGCCTTCAGTCGGCCGGCCGTACCGAATCGATTCTGATGTCGCTGCCGCCGCAAGTGCGCTGGGGTTATGACTGGAAGGCCGAGCCGGGCAGCGAAGAAGCGCGCCTGACCGAATACTTCCTGCAGGATCGCGACTGGCTGGCCGAGGCCTGA
- the betC gene encoding choline-sulfatase, with protein sequence MKRKNILFIMADQMAAPMLPFYGPSPIKLPNLSRLAAQGVVFDAAYCNSPLCAPSRFTLVSGQLPSKIGAYDNAADFPADIPTYAHYLRRLGYRTALSGKMHFCGPDQLHGYEERLTSDIYPADYGWAVNWDEPDVRPSWYHNMSSVLQAGPCVRTNQLDFDEEVVFKAQQYLFDHIREDGDQPFCLTVSMTHPHDPYTIPKAFWNLYDDADIPLPTAMNQDDLDPHSQRLLKVYDLWDKPLPVDKIRDARRAYFGACSYIDANVGKLLQTLEETGLINDTIIVFSGDHGDMLGEKGLWYKMHWFEMAARVPLLISAPGQFEASRVSAAVSTADLLPTFVDLAGGTLEPGLPLDGRSLLPHLQGQGGHDEVFGEYMAEGTVSPLMMIRRGAYKFIYSESDPCLLFDVDNDPREEEELSQSPQHRQLFEDFLAEARAKWDIPAIHREVLASQRRRRFVADALTIGKLKSWDHQPLVDASQQYMRNHIDLDDLERKARYPQPCQNQ encoded by the coding sequence ATGAAGCGCAAGAACATTCTTTTCATCATGGCCGATCAAATGGCCGCGCCAATGTTGCCGTTCTACGGCCCATCGCCAATCAAACTGCCGAATCTGTCCCGCCTCGCCGCCCAAGGCGTGGTGTTCGATGCTGCTTATTGCAACAGCCCGTTGTGTGCACCGTCGCGTTTCACCCTGGTCAGCGGTCAGTTGCCAAGCAAGATCGGCGCTTACGACAACGCTGCCGATTTCCCTGCCGATATCCCCACTTATGCGCACTACCTGCGCCGTCTCGGCTACCGCACCGCGCTGTCGGGCAAGATGCATTTCTGCGGGCCCGACCAGCTGCACGGTTATGAAGAACGCCTGACCAGCGATATCTACCCGGCGGATTACGGTTGGGCGGTGAACTGGGACGAGCCGGACGTGCGGCCGAGCTGGTATCACAACATGTCTTCGGTACTGCAGGCCGGGCCGTGCGTGCGCACCAATCAGCTGGATTTTGATGAAGAGGTGGTGTTCAAAGCGCAGCAGTACCTGTTCGATCACATCCGCGAAGACGGCGACCAACCGTTCTGCCTGACCGTGTCGATGACCCATCCGCACGACCCGTACACGATTCCCAAGGCCTTCTGGAATTTGTACGACGATGCCGATATCCCGTTGCCTACAGCCATGAACCAGGACGATCTTGATCCACACTCGCAACGCCTGCTGAAGGTTTACGACCTGTGGGACAAGCCGCTGCCTGTGGATAAAATCCGCGATGCCCGTCGCGCCTACTTCGGGGCTTGCAGCTATATCGACGCCAACGTCGGCAAACTGCTGCAAACGCTTGAGGAAACCGGGCTGATTAACGACACCATCATCGTTTTCTCCGGTGACCATGGCGACATGCTCGGCGAGAAGGGGCTCTGGTACAAAATGCACTGGTTCGAGATGGCCGCGCGAGTGCCGCTGCTGATCAGCGCGCCGGGGCAATTCGAAGCGAGCCGGGTCAGCGCCGCCGTTTCCACCGCCGACCTGCTGCCAACGTTCGTTGATCTGGCCGGTGGCACGCTCGAGCCAGGCTTGCCGCTGGACGGTCGTTCGTTGCTGCCGCACCTGCAAGGGCAGGGCGGGCATGACGAAGTGTTCGGCGAATACATGGCCGAAGGCACTGTCAGCCCGTTGATGATGATCCGCCGTGGCGCCTACAAATTTATCTACAGCGAAAGCGACCCGTGCCTACTCTTCGATGTGGATAACGATCCGCGCGAAGAAGAGGAGCTCAGCCAGTCGCCGCAACATCGTCAGCTGTTCGAAGACTTTCTCGCTGAAGCGCGGGCCAAGTGGGACATCCCGGCGATCCACCGGGAGGTGCTCGCCAGCCAGCGCCGACGCCGTTTCGTCGCCGATGCGTTAACCATCGGCAAGCTGAAGAGCTGGGACCACCAGCCGCTGGTCGATGCCAGTCAGCAATACATGCGCAACCACATCGACCTCGATGATCTGGAGCGCAAGGCCCGTTATCCACAACCCTGCCAAAACCAATAA
- the dprA gene encoding DNA-processing protein DprA, producing MLSVSTAISPAELEARLRLHRMPDIGPKRFAKLLDAFGSASKAISAPASAWRSLGLPANCAEARRCPTVRDGASHAMRWLEHPDQHLLMWDQADYPALLAQIPDPPPLLFVAGDPSILEKPQLAMVGSRRASRPGMDTAAAFSRSLAGAGFVITSGLALGIDAAAHQAALDVGGLTVGVLGTGLENFYPQRNKRLAEAMIASGCAVLSEFPLVAGPSPSNFPRRNRIISGLSLGVLVVEASVASGSLITARLAAEQGREVYAIPGSIHHPGARGCHQLIRDGAVLVETIEHILEALRGWQQPLLSTAAAQADHPLLALLHAAPHTSEALAASCGWALPKVLAALTELEIDGRAVCENGRWLARTS from the coding sequence ATGTTGTCTGTCAGTACGGCCATTTCCCCGGCGGAACTGGAAGCGCGTCTGCGCCTGCACCGCATGCCGGATATCGGCCCCAAGCGTTTCGCCAAACTGCTCGACGCCTTTGGCTCGGCGTCGAAAGCCATCAGCGCGCCAGCCAGTGCCTGGCGCTCGCTGGGGTTGCCGGCGAACTGTGCCGAGGCAAGGCGCTGTCCGACGGTGCGTGACGGCGCCAGCCACGCAATGCGCTGGCTAGAGCACCCCGACCAACATTTGCTGATGTGGGACCAAGCGGATTATCCAGCGTTGCTGGCACAAATTCCCGATCCGCCGCCACTCCTGTTCGTTGCCGGCGATCCGTCGATTCTGGAGAAACCGCAGCTGGCGATGGTCGGTAGCCGTCGCGCTTCGCGTCCCGGGATGGACACGGCGGCGGCGTTTTCCCGCAGTCTGGCCGGGGCCGGTTTTGTCATCACCAGTGGTCTGGCGCTGGGCATCGATGCCGCTGCCCATCAGGCCGCTCTGGATGTTGGCGGCTTGACCGTGGGTGTGCTCGGCACGGGGCTGGAAAATTTTTATCCACAGCGCAATAAACGCCTGGCTGAGGCGATGATTGCCTCGGGCTGCGCGGTGCTTTCCGAGTTTCCGCTGGTCGCCGGGCCGAGCCCGAGCAACTTTCCCCGGCGCAACCGCATCATCAGCGGGTTGTCCCTCGGCGTGCTGGTGGTCGAGGCCAGTGTTGCCAGCGGCTCGTTGATCACGGCGCGGCTGGCAGCCGAACAGGGCCGCGAGGTTTATGCGATTCCGGGCTCGATCCATCACCCCGGCGCGCGCGGTTGTCACCAGTTGATTCGCGACGGGGCGGTGCTGGTGGAGACTATCGAACATATCCTCGAAGCCCTGCGCGGCTGGCAGCAGCCGCTGTTATCCACGGCGGCGGCGCAGGCCGATCACCCGTTGCTGGCGCTGCTGCACGCGGCGCCGCACACCAGCGAGGCCCTGGCCGCAAGCTGCGGCTGGGCACTGCCGAAAGTGCTGGCGGCGCTGACCGAGCTGGAGATCGACGGCCGCGCGGTGTGCGAAAACGGTCGCTGGCTGGCGCGGACAAGCTAG
- a CDS encoding NADPH:quinone reductase has translation MAKRIQFRAHGGPEVLEYVDYEPAAPGPNQVRVANQAIGLNFIDTYYRSGLYAPPALPSGLGSEGAGTVEAVGSGVTRFKVGDRVAYGSGPLGAYSQLHVLPQDNLVHLPDQISFETAAGVMLKGLTVQYLLRQTYELQGGETILFHAAAGGVGSLACQWAKALGVKLIGTVSSKEKADLAKANGAWATIDYSHENVAERVLALTDGKKVPVVYDGVGKDTWLTSLDSVAPRGLVVSFGNASGAVDGVNLGILAAKGSLYVTRPTLATYANNAENLQRMADELFEMIISGKLKVDVSQRHALADAAKAQTELSARRTTGSTILLP, from the coding sequence ATGGCAAAGCGTATCCAGTTCCGCGCCCACGGCGGTCCCGAAGTGCTCGAATATGTTGACTACGAACCCGCTGCGCCCGGGCCGAACCAAGTGCGCGTGGCCAACCAGGCGATCGGCCTGAACTTCATCGACACCTATTACCGCAGCGGCCTCTATGCGCCACCCGCGTTGCCTTCTGGCCTGGGCTCAGAAGGCGCCGGCACCGTCGAGGCGGTGGGCAGCGGCGTCACCCGGTTCAAGGTCGGCGATCGCGTGGCATACGGCAGCGGCCCGCTCGGCGCCTACAGCCAGTTGCATGTTCTGCCGCAGGACAATCTGGTGCACCTGCCCGATCAAATCAGTTTTGAAACGGCCGCCGGGGTCATGCTCAAGGGCCTGACCGTGCAGTACCTGCTGCGCCAGACCTACGAGCTGCAGGGCGGCGAAACCATTCTGTTCCACGCCGCAGCCGGTGGCGTCGGCTCGCTGGCCTGCCAATGGGCCAAAGCGCTGGGCGTGAAGCTGATCGGCACCGTCAGCTCGAAGGAGAAAGCCGACCTGGCCAAAGCCAACGGCGCTTGGGCCACCATCGACTACAGCCATGAAAACGTTGCCGAGCGCGTGCTGGCACTGACTGACGGCAAGAAAGTCCCGGTGGTATATGACGGCGTCGGCAAGGACACCTGGCTCACGTCCCTGGACAGCGTGGCCCCACGTGGCCTGGTCGTGAGTTTCGGCAATGCTTCGGGCGCGGTCGATGGGGTCAATCTGGGCATTCTCGCCGCCAAAGGCTCGCTGTACGTCACCCGGCCGACGCTGGCGACCTACGCCAACAACGCCGAGAACCTGCAGCGTATGGCCGATGAGCTGTTCGAGATGATCATCAGCGGCAAACTGAAGGTCGACGTCAGCCAGCGCCATGCATTGGCCGATGCGGCGAAAGCGCAAACCGAACTGTCGGCACGGCGCACCACCGGTTCGACAATTCTGTTGCCGTAA
- a CDS encoding SulP family inorganic anion transporter — translation MAFPSRRSLFPFLSWLPRQTRASVGRDLIVGLSGAILALPQSIAYALIAGLPPEYGLYAAIIPVLVACLWGSSWHLICGPTAAISIVLYASVSPLAVPASEDYITLILLLTFLAGIFQWLLGLLRFGALVNFVSHSVVLGFTLGAAVVIAIGQLPNLLGLELPANTTALASLMDLLRHLGAVDKPSLILGVATVIVGVALKKLLPRWPTLLLTLVLASLLVWIWPGMFGHVHLVSAFVGRLPPLSALPLDLEVILRLLPSAVAVGMLGLVTSLSIARSISARSQQLLDANQEVRAQGLSNIVGAFFSGSLSAGSFTRSGLSYEAGACSPLAGVFSALWVALFAVFGAGLIAHIPIPAMAGSILLIAWGLVDHRGIRALLRVSRAEFVVMVLTCLATLLLELQTAIYAGVLASLFFYLKRTSQPRVQHWRDGDDDVLRVGGSIFFGASHYLQVRLQRLQGARVVIEAQQINFIDYSGVEMLHQEARRLLGQGRSLTLRRARPPVVEELRKLEGAEKCPIRFED, via the coding sequence ATGGCCTTCCCCAGCCGTCGTTCACTTTTCCCTTTCCTGAGCTGGTTGCCACGGCAAACCCGCGCCAGCGTCGGACGGGACCTGATCGTCGGCCTCAGCGGTGCGATTCTCGCGTTACCCCAGTCGATAGCCTACGCACTGATTGCCGGTCTGCCGCCGGAATACGGCCTGTATGCGGCGATCATCCCGGTATTGGTCGCGTGCCTGTGGGGTTCGTCATGGCATCTGATCTGCGGCCCGACGGCAGCGATTTCCATTGTGCTGTACGCCAGCGTCAGCCCGCTCGCGGTGCCGGCGTCCGAGGACTACATCACCCTGATCCTGCTGCTGACTTTTCTCGCCGGGATTTTCCAATGGCTGCTCGGCTTGCTGCGCTTCGGCGCGCTGGTGAATTTCGTTTCGCATTCGGTAGTGCTCGGCTTCACCCTCGGTGCTGCGGTGGTCATCGCCATCGGGCAATTGCCCAATCTGCTCGGTCTGGAACTGCCGGCCAACACCACGGCGCTCGCCAGCCTGATGGATCTGCTGCGACATCTGGGGGCTGTGGATAAACCTTCGCTGATCCTTGGCGTCGCCACGGTAATCGTCGGTGTGGCCCTGAAAAAACTCCTGCCGCGCTGGCCGACGCTGTTGCTCACACTGGTGCTGGCCAGTCTGCTGGTGTGGATCTGGCCAGGAATGTTCGGTCATGTGCATCTGGTCAGCGCTTTCGTCGGACGCCTGCCGCCGCTGAGCGCCTTGCCGCTGGATCTGGAGGTGATCCTGCGCCTGCTGCCAAGCGCCGTGGCGGTGGGCATGCTCGGGCTGGTCACCAGTCTGTCGATCGCCCGTTCGATATCGGCGCGCTCGCAACAGTTGCTCGACGCCAATCAGGAAGTCCGCGCACAGGGTCTGTCGAACATTGTCGGTGCGTTCTTTTCCGGGTCGCTGTCAGCCGGATCGTTTACCCGCTCAGGTCTGAGTTACGAGGCGGGTGCCTGCTCGCCGCTGGCCGGGGTGTTTTCGGCGCTCTGGGTGGCGCTGTTTGCGGTGTTCGGCGCGGGGCTGATCGCGCACATTCCGATCCCGGCCATGGCCGGCAGCATCCTGTTGATAGCTTGGGGTCTGGTCGATCACCGCGGCATTCGCGCTTTACTGCGGGTCAGCCGCGCCGAGTTCGTGGTGATGGTCCTGACTTGCCTCGCGACTCTGCTGCTGGAATTGCAGACGGCGATCTACGCCGGGGTGCTGGCGTCGCTGTTTTTCTACCTCAAGCGCACCTCGCAACCACGAGTGCAGCATTGGCGCGACGGTGACGACGACGTGCTGCGGGTGGGCGGCTCGATCTTTTTCGGCGCCAGCCATTACCTGCAAGTGCGCCTGCAACGCCTGCAAGGCGCGCGGGTGGTGATCGAGGCACAGCAGATCAACTTCATCGATTATTCAGGGGTGGAGATGCTGCATCAGGAAGCGCGGCGACTGCTGGGCCAGGGGCGCAGCCTGACTTTGCGCCGCGCACGGCCGCCGGTGGTGGAGGAATTGCGCAAATTGGAAGGGGCGGAGAAATGCCCGATCCGGTTTGAAGACTGA